Part of the Cetobacterium somerae ATCC BAA-474 genome is shown below.
GAACTAATTGCCACAACAATTATAGACATTACTATTAATGTTGCATCAATTGGATGTCCGCTCATATTTGTAACAAATACAATTGTTAATGCTGGGAATATTCCTGCACAACCTTGCATTCCTGCTGTTGTACCAAAACTTGCAACAAAACTTGCTGTTGATTCACTAACACCTAGTTTATTAGTTAATGTTGAAATTGTTACTGGTAAACATCCAACACTTGATCTAGACGTAAATGCTAAAATCATTAAAGAGATACTTTTCTTTACATATGTAAATGGATTTAATCCAAAGAATGATACTGCTATCATCTGTATTACAAACATAACTGCTGTTGCTAAGTATAAAACTGCTATGAATTTTCCTACTTCTGCTATTGCTCCAATACCTTTTTGTGCAATTGTGTTTGCTAATAATGGTACTACTGCTAAAGGCATCCATCTAATAATACTCATTGCCATTGATACTATAATTTTTTGAGAAGCATTTATTAAATCAAAGAATGGCTTTACAGTATCCATATATTTCTTTGACATTCTCTTTGCTGCTACTCCAACAACTGCTGAGAATATAACTAATCCAACAATATTTAACTTAACCATTGCTTCAACTGGGTTTGAAGGAATAAGAGCTTTCAATGTATCAACAATATTGCTAACCTCTCTGATTTTTCTTCCACCCTCTGTTGCTACAGCTTGTACTGCATCAGTTGAAACTTTTCCAACTTCAAATAAATTTCCTAAAAGTAATCCAACACCTACAGAAATTGCAACCATTACTAAAGTAATAATTAAACTTTTCTTTACTAAATCTCCTAAATTCGCATCCTCTTTCATGTTAATAATAACATGTATGATTGATACCATAACTAATGGAATAACTAACATTCTAATTAAAGATATAAATCCTCCACCAAGTAAGCTATACCATAGTGTTGTCTCTTTTACAAATGTTAAATTCATTGGATTCTCTGGGAATCCAGCTACAAATTGAATTGCTAATCCTAAAATTAAACCAACAACTGTTGCAACCATAACTTTTGCTGAAAAGTTAAATTTTTTCTTTGGTAACATATTTATTAGAAATAAAATTACTAATAATGCTACTAAGAAACCAACAGTTTTCAAATCACTAATCATTAAAAATTGTTCAAAAAATACATTGTTCATTGTTTTTTTTTCTCCCGTTTCTATATTTTAATTTTTATTGAAGCCTATTTTATTTTGCTACATTACCAGCTACGTTCATTACATCCCAAGTTCTAGCAAATGGTGGAGCATAACAGAAATCCATCATTCCAATCTCATCCACTGTTAACTTAGCATAAATCGCTGTTGCTAAAGAGTCTACTCTTAAAACTGCGCCTTTTTTACCTGCAATTTGTCCTCCTAAAAGAACTCTTGTATCTGCATCATAAATTAACTTTACAAATATGTCCTCTCTACCTGGATAATAGTTTGTTTGATTTTTATCTTTTATAAATACAGTTTTATAGTTTATTCCCATTTTTATTGCTTCAGATTCTGTTATTCCAGTTCTTCCAGCCTCTACATCCATAACTTTTACTGCTGCTGATCCTAAAGTTCCTTGAAACTCAGTTTCTACTCCTGCTAAGTTTTCTCCAACTATTCTACCAATTTTATTAGCAGTTGTTGCAAGAGGAATATACACATTTTCTTTTCTTACTAAATGAGGAACTGTTGCACAATCTCCTGCTGAGTAGATTGAATCAATACTTGTTCTTCCATGGTTATCTATTACTAAAGCTCCATTTCCTAACATTTCAATTCCTGTTTCTTTTAAGAAAGCTGTATTTGGTCTTACTCCTGTTGATACAACAACTATATCAGCTGGGTATTCCCCTTTGTTAGTCTTTACTTTTACAACTTTTCCATTTTCCTCTACAATCTCTTGTACAATCTCTTCTAAGTGCAGTTCTACACCTTCGTGAGTTCTTATTTCCTCTTCCATAACATCAGTTATCTCTTTATCAAAACTTTCTAAAAGAACTCTATCACCTAATTGAATTATTCTAACACTTCTTTTTCCTAAATGTTTAGCTGCCTCTGCTACTTCAAGTCCAATATATCCAGCTCCAACTATAACGATATCTTGGTTCTCATCTTTTAGCATCTCTTCTTTTAAGACTATTCCATCTGTATAATCTTTTAAAGTATACACACCTTTAGTAGATAAATTTTTAATTGGTGGCATTATTGCATGAGCTCCTGTAGCTACCATTAATTTATCATAATTGTCTATAAAAGTTTCACCTGTTACTAAATTTTTAACAGTTACCTCTTTTTTATCTACATCAATTGCTATAACTTCGTGCTTTATTTTTATGTTCATTCCAGCTTCTATAAATTTCTCTACTGGTCTTGCTATCATATTATTTGGACTTTCAAAAAAGTTTCCAACATAGTATGGAAGCCCACAAGCTCCCCATGAAACAACCTCAGTTTTTTCATAAATTACTAACTCTGCTTCTTTGTTAAGTCTACTTGCTTTTGCTGCTGCTGACATTCCAGCGGCAACTCCACCGATAATTATTATTTTCATTTTTCCTCCTAAAACCATATATTAAAACTAGTTATTTAACATTATTTCTAAAACAACTTCATCTGTCTGTCTTAATCCTTCATGAGCTAAAACCTTTACATTGGCTAAAGTTGCTTCAACATCTTTACCAACTATTCCTTCTCCATATTCAAAGTTCTTTTTCTTTTTAGATAAATAGTATGAATCAAATGCCATTCCAATTGAACTCGCTATTTTTGTTGCACAAGAACTCTTTGCTCCATCACATAGCATTCCTGATAATGTTGCTAAAGTTGTTTCAATTGCTGCATCTATTCTGTCTAAAGGCATTCCATCTAAAAAGGCTAAAGCTCCTGCTACTCCTCCTCCAGCACAAACAACTCCACAATATGCTGATAATCTTCCAACGTTTGATTTTATATGTATTGTTGTTAAATGTGAAAAGAATAGTCCTCTTATTAATTGCTCATGTGTTAATCCTTTTTCTTCACAGTACTTTATAACTGGTAAAGATGCAGACATACCTTGATTTCCACTTCCACTTGTTGTCATTACTGGCATAGAACACCCGTTCATTCTTGCATCACTTCCAGCACTTGCAAAGCTTACAATCTTGTTTTTTAAATCTTTACCGTAAACTCCCTCTTGCATACCTTCATATAAACTTTTACCCATACTTATTCCATAATCATTTTTTAAACCTTCATTTGCTATAGCTGAGTTATAAGCTATAACCTTTTCAAAAATTGGAGCAATTAAGGCTAAATCTATAGTTTTAGCTAAATCATGGATTAACTCAACAGTTAAAAAACTTTTATCTGTCATCATATCTCCAGTAACAACTTCGTCACAAGATGCACCTTTTATTATTTCACCATTTTTTTCTATTTTAACAATATTTGTATGATAATCTTTAATCTCTATTGTAACTGTATCTTGTCC
Proteins encoded:
- a CDS encoding cation:dicarboxylate symporter family transporter, whose translation is MNNVFFEQFLMISDLKTVGFLVALLVILFLINMLPKKKFNFSAKVMVATVVGLILGLAIQFVAGFPENPMNLTFVKETTLWYSLLGGGFISLIRMLVIPLVMVSIIHVIINMKEDANLGDLVKKSLIITLVMVAISVGVGLLLGNLFEVGKVSTDAVQAVATEGGRKIREVSNIVDTLKALIPSNPVEAMVKLNIVGLVIFSAVVGVAAKRMSKKYMDTVKPFFDLINASQKIIVSMAMSIIRWMPLAVVPLLANTIAQKGIGAIAEVGKFIAVLYLATAVMFVIQMIAVSFFGLNPFTYVKKSISLMILAFTSRSSVGCLPVTISTLTNKLGVSESTASFVASFGTTAGMQGCAGIFPALTIVFVTNMSGHPIDATLIVMSIIVVAISSLGIAGIPGTATMAASVALSGTGLAAMFPLINPILAIDPIIDMPRTMLNVIGSVTNALMVDKSLGNLNHEVYQDAEAGNEANSSEIE
- a CDS encoding CoA-disulfide reductase, whose amino-acid sequence is MKIIIIGGVAAGMSAAAKASRLNKEAELVIYEKTEVVSWGACGLPYYVGNFFESPNNMIARPVEKFIEAGMNIKIKHEVIAIDVDKKEVTVKNLVTGETFIDNYDKLMVATGAHAIMPPIKNLSTKGVYTLKDYTDGIVLKEEMLKDENQDIVIVGAGYIGLEVAEAAKHLGKRSVRIIQLGDRVLLESFDKEITDVMEEEIRTHEGVELHLEEIVQEIVEENGKVVKVKTNKGEYPADIVVVSTGVRPNTAFLKETGIEMLGNGALVIDNHGRTSIDSIYSAGDCATVPHLVRKENVYIPLATTANKIGRIVGENLAGVETEFQGTLGSAAVKVMDVEAGRTGITESEAIKMGINYKTVFIKDKNQTNYYPGREDIFVKLIYDADTRVLLGGQIAGKKGAVLRVDSLATAIYAKLTVDEIGMMDFCYAPPFARTWDVMNVAGNVAK
- a CDS encoding serine dehydratase subunit alpha family protein: MRVMIDKILSILNEEIVPAEGCTEPIALAYIGSKLTSILGGVPEKVDIALSGNLIKNVKSVKIPNSEGMVGIEAAVALGTILGDSKKELMVISSVDKSRLNEVKEYLDNKKVVATKIEGDVKLHMRATGVLGQDTVTIEIKDYHTNIVKIEKNGEIIKGASCDEVVTGDMMTDKSFLTVELIHDLAKTIDLALIAPIFEKVIAYNSAIANEGLKNDYGISMGKSLYEGMQEGVYGKDLKNKIVSFASAGSDARMNGCSMPVMTTSGSGNQGMSASLPVIKYCEEKGLTHEQLIRGLFFSHLTTIHIKSNVGRLSAYCGVVCAGGGVAGALAFLDGMPLDRIDAAIETTLATLSGMLCDGAKSSCATKIASSIGMAFDSYYLSKKKKNFEYGEGIVGKDVEATLANVKVLAHEGLRQTDEVVLEIMLNN